The DNA segment GatgtatttaataaatataaatgattTCGTTAGATGTTTATAAAAAGGTCGGTTCCAACAAATGTTTCATTTTTACGACAGTCAGTAAAAAATTTTGTGAAGTATTAGAAAGATTAGAAATTATTgtaaaaactgattgtaatatattttttccgAAACAGAATCTGTTTGGGTCCATAGAACTGACTAGTAAGGGGAACTATTGCACTACTGTATCGCATTCTACGATTGGTAAGTTGCATAACATTGTTTGTTCTTTTGGCCACTTGCAATGGCATGGACAGAGATGGGTAAAATTATATTCTGATAATTGATAAGAAATAAATCGATTGTATAGCGACATTTTATAACATTTATTTCATTGAacagtttaatttttatttttattcatatGAAATGCCAGTATTTTCTTTTGCTAAACTTGATGGATGGCTAAGGTTTGCATTAACACATTTTCTTGGACAAATTTTACCATTTTTTCAATTTCATGTAGATATTTAtcataattgtaaaaaatctatATTATATATGCATTGCttagatttttaattttatattagattAAAGGTTAAAGGTCAAATAATGTGCTACAAAGAATACATGTGTACATTCAGTAATCAAATTATTCATAACAAATGGTAGGCACATATTCTGATCAACTGGAAGTTATCTCGTTTTTCTCAATTCTTTTTCCAAAGTTGGATTATTAATTCACGTTTTGATAATACATTGAgaggtagcatgtagtaattataaaccagatttaaaaaaaaaaaattgagtatGGCTGCCTAATATTACAGATAAATGCAACAGTAATATTTGTTAAATGCAACAGTTTTGTTTAACACAACAATTTCGTGTAACACAAAATGTTAGGACTTCAAATATGAAGATTATAAAAGAGATCAGCGCTCCATAACCGAATATTAAGATAATTAGATACACTTGTTCAAAAATAATTGCCTCTGCTTCATCTGACACTGTTTCTTCAACGTTTTTTGATTCTATCCAAACATCTTTTATTCTCTTTATGATACCAACTTCATGGAACTTGATAATCCTGTGCaagaaatattacaaaagaaaagGTATTCCATCCTTATATTCAAAAAGCAAGCTTGTActacttattatattttttaatctcAGCAACGTTTGCGTTGtctcaatttaatttattaaaattacgtaccccttgtcgattgttCTTTTGTAAGTGAAATTCCATGCAATCCCGGAAACTATATCCATTTGATGTAAGGCCATTCCTACTTCGTTTAGTTTGCAGATATATTGACCGCTAGCCTTTTTCATATCGTCCGTTTCTGTCATTGCATATAATTTTTTCCCCGAGCATAACGTTTCATGCATTTCTTTAGTAGTGTCGTAACTTCTGTGTCGATTTAGTATACGTACTGTGCGATATGGTTCGCCCCCAAAATACTAAAAACGTAATGGTATGAACAAGTATAGTAGTGCATACATAAGTGACCAAGCTCGGGACCGGCcgcggtcatttatgtgggcatggttacttctcagaattcaacggagataaagaaagaggataagtgcgagtgagatacaatagcaGACACTCGAAACCATatacagtgttcggccacctctgggaaaaatttgaatgagagattctagaggccaaaataaaacgaaaatcaagaatactaatttgttgatgggggcttcgttaaaaagttattaacgtttaaagtttcgtccgtactgaatttttttctggaaagtgggtaggatttcgggggtaggtctattcaccaaaaattattgtaactgacccctgcaactaaaaataattttttttgaacgatttgaaatattttaatttcgtcgaaaaatttcagcacctatgtgGGCAAAAATCCgatcacttatgtgggcactactgtataccGTTCTTATCTTGAAACGATAAACCTTTGTATTATTCATTTTTGTACCTTAAACAACATATCTCCATAAGTTCCTTCTTCAGTGACAATATCGTATGGAGTATCCGATAATAAGGATTCTACGTCATGAAAAGGGGGCGTCGTGTTTGTTTGCGTCAAGTAGCTTATTAAAAGTGCACCGAAAGCTGTTCTCACTAGAAACGAAAATAGGCCCAACCATAATTCCACGATCTTCGAACTTCTGCTTGAAACACTTAATACGAAACCTGCCAGATTAAAGTATTCTCTTTAAATCGTTATTTAATAGATTTCATTAGCATTTTGTGAAAGTTCGTTTTTCCTTACTTTGACCGCAGATCACGCCAAAATTGTAGAAGAGGTGGTCGTTGAAGGTCACGTTCGACTTCGTTTGCCTGAAGTTTGAATCCATCGTTTGTGTTAGATAGCTAGAAAAGCTCAGTAAACAATACGTTGCCAAAATCGCGTACCAGACGTTCGGGGAGAATACTCTCACCATCCATGTACGAATGTATTTTATATTTAGCGGAATGTACATATGCAAGCTGAATGAAAATTATATAGAACGTTATTCAACTCTGTTTTTATCTAACAATAAGTGccatatttaattaaataaaagtcACGAACGAATCACAGTATAATAACTTCTGATAAAAGGCTAGTTTCAACCCGCCTGGTTTTCCATAAAGGGTGGGAAAACTGAGCAGCCCGAAGCCGTTTGAGGTGAGTTTCCAGCCTCGGTATCACGTCTGTTTCATTAAATTGTATCGTTTTCAACAAACCGGGCATGAACGTTTTTCCCAGTGTATGCCCCAAAGTTGGTACTTCACTGATTATTGGCTTCAACCTAAACCGATTATAATTTACACATTTCAAACCTCCGCCTTCGAATAGTTTTTATTTCAGTAAGTGTTGTTTATTACGTGAAATTTAGAAATTCCGACATGGTGTTCCATATTTCGCCGGTGGCTCCAGAAACTCTCGTTCCATTATTTTCTGTATTGATGATATTTTTTATCTGAAAACTCGATCCCATGatgttgaaattttaatttttaaatgttttctaAGTTCCCAATGACGAGTTAGCTTGTTAGAAAAGGTTAAACAGGTGTGTCTCGAGGAATATAAAAGGCTAGTATTAAgttataaagaataaattactATACTGGGTATTCGGCGAccactggaaaaaattttagtgggagattctggaggtcgaaataagacgaaaatcaagaatgccaatttgttgattgagacttcgttataaagttattaacgtttaaagttctgcctgtagaAGACTGAACTGCACAGGTTGgtcctagtggttctcattcagaaaactgtaaggctgtcgacgaATCAGTAAGTAGATTTTTTCATGCAGAGTGAGAACTACTATCGCAtacacgcagctgtacgcagattgccgttctacagtcggaactttaaacgttaataactttttaacgaagtctcaatcaacaaattggtattcttgattttcgtttcattttggcttctagaagctctcattaaaatttttcccagaggtggccgaacaccctgtataaattaaaTTCATAAATGAATGTAAGAATAAGTTAGTAGCCACGTCTTATGATTGTAATAAATAAAACCACCACTTATACTGAATCTTAATCGTGTTACGTGATAATTAGAACGAAGAACGAAAATATCGAGCAGTCATAAATTCACAGAACACAGTCAATAATAAAATGACTTAATCTTCAGTAGACCAGAGAAATAGTATATTTCGGATATGATTGATATTATTGTACCTCGTAATAAGTGAGTCTGATA comes from the Colletes latitarsis isolate SP2378_abdomen chromosome 7, iyColLati1, whole genome shotgun sequence genome and includes:
- the LOC143343536 gene encoding uncharacterized protein LOC143343536; this encodes MRKLLLLMMIHVTLRSVQSVNGVIWDKKTEDFVPIFSIPVFATMNQELLNRSLEIETHNFQGNVIRLTYYEIKNIINTENNGTRVSGATGEIWNTMSEFLNFTLKPIISEVPTLGHTLGKTFMPGLLKTIQFNETDVIPRLETHLKRLRAAQFSHPLWKTSLHMYIPLNIKYIRTWMVRVFSPNVWYAILATYCLLSFSSYLTQTMDSNFRQTKSNVTFNDHLFYNFGVICGQSFVLSVSSRSSKIVELWLGLFSFLVRTAFGALLISYLTQTNTTPPFHDVESLLSDTPYDIVTEEGTYGDMLFKYFGGEPYRTVRILNRHRSYDTTKEMHETLCSGKKLYAMTETDDMKKASGQYICKLNEVGMALHQMDIVSGIAWNFTYKRTIDKGIIKFHEVGIIKRIKDVWIESKNVEETVSDEAEAIIFEQVYLIILIFGYGALISFIIFIFEVLTFCVTRNCCVKQNCCI